One segment of Methylotenera versatilis 79 DNA contains the following:
- a CDS encoding YybH family protein, translating into MTKHPIELAIEKADTAIVQEDFDTLIDIYSDDAVLVVKPGMNATGKVQIRKAFEAIAAHFNHTLHVVQAGMKILEAGDTALVIAKTVVSASNMPATERSATYVFKKSTSGVWLCQIDNSYGHELLLPENA; encoded by the coding sequence ATGACAAAACATCCAATTGAGCTGGCTATCGAAAAAGCTGACACTGCAATCGTCCAGGAAGATTTTGACACTTTAATTGACATTTACTCTGATGATGCAGTTCTGGTGGTAAAGCCCGGCATGAATGCCACAGGAAAGGTTCAGATTAGAAAAGCATTTGAGGCAATCGCGGCACACTTCAATCACACTTTGCATGTCGTGCAAGCTGGAATGAAAATTTTGGAAGCTGGTGATACCGCCTTGGTCATAGCTAAAACTGTAGTTTCTGCATCCAATATGCCTGCAACCGAAAGAAGCGCTACCTATGTTTTCAAGAAAAGCACCAGCGGCGTTTGGCTATGCCAAATTGATAACTCTTATGGGCATGAATTGCTATTGCCCGAAAATGCCTAA
- a CDS encoding ammonium transporter gives MEALVSANDVLFVLLGAIMVLAMHAGFAFLEVGTVRSKNQVNALVKIMVDFSISTIAYFFIGYSISYGVSFYSGAEVLAAKNGFELVKFFFLLTFAAAIPAIVSGGIAERAKFNPQVAATFLIVGFVYPFFEGIAWNSHFGFQDWLLTSFGAKFHDFAGSVVVHAMGGWIALIAVVLLGARTGRYGKDGRLHAYPPSNIPFLALGAWILTVGWFGFNVMSAQAIQGISGLVAVNSLMALVGGTLAALLVGKNDPGFVHNGPLAGLVAICAGSDVMHPLGALATGLVAGGLFVWAFNLTQNRLKIDDVLGVWPLHGLCGAWGGLAAGIFGAKTFGGIGGVSFVSQLIGTSFGVLVAVVGSYIVYGSLKKISGIRMSAEQEFDGADLSIHKISATADD, from the coding sequence ATGGAAGCACTCGTTTCGGCGAATGATGTTTTATTTGTATTGTTAGGCGCAATTATGGTGCTGGCGATGCACGCAGGTTTTGCTTTTTTAGAAGTCGGCACGGTTCGTAGTAAAAATCAGGTAAACGCTTTGGTTAAGATCATGGTGGATTTTTCTATTTCTACCATTGCCTATTTTTTCATTGGTTACAGCATCTCGTACGGCGTGAGTTTTTACAGCGGCGCTGAAGTGTTGGCGGCTAAAAATGGTTTTGAATTAGTTAAGTTCTTTTTCTTGTTAACTTTTGCCGCAGCAATCCCAGCAATCGTTTCTGGCGGTATTGCAGAACGCGCAAAATTTAATCCGCAAGTAGCCGCCACATTTTTAATCGTCGGCTTTGTGTATCCGTTTTTTGAAGGCATTGCATGGAACAGCCATTTCGGTTTTCAAGATTGGTTATTAACCAGTTTTGGTGCTAAGTTTCATGATTTTGCTGGCTCAGTCGTTGTGCACGCAATGGGCGGTTGGATCGCTTTAATCGCCGTTGTTTTATTAGGCGCACGCACGGGGCGATACGGCAAAGATGGCCGTTTACATGCTTATCCACCTTCTAATATTCCATTTTTAGCATTAGGCGCTTGGATACTCACAGTCGGTTGGTTTGGCTTTAACGTTATGTCTGCGCAGGCAATACAAGGCATTTCTGGCTTGGTAGCAGTGAACTCTTTAATGGCGCTTGTTGGCGGTACGCTTGCGGCTTTATTAGTCGGCAAAAATGACCCTGGTTTTGTGCATAACGGACCTTTAGCTGGCTTAGTTGCGATTTGCGCCGGTTCTGATGTCATGCATCCACTGGGCGCTTTGGCGACTGGTTTAGTGGCTGGCGGTTTATTTGTGTGGGCATTTAATTTAACGCAAAACCGTTTAAAAATTGATGATGTATTGGGCGTTTGGCCTTTGCATGGATTATGTGGCGCTTGGGGTGGGTTGGCCGCTGGTATTTTTGGCGCAAAAACCTTTGGCGGCATAGGTGGCGTTAGCTTTGTATCACAATTAATCGGCACAAGTTTTGGTGTGCTAGTGGCGGTTGTAGGCAGTTATATCGTGTACGGCTCACTTAAAAAAATCAGCGGAATCCGCATGAGCGCAGAACAAGAGTTTGATGGCGCCGATTTGAGTATTCACAAGATCAGCGCTACCGCTGATGATTAA
- a CDS encoding MoaD/ThiS family protein: protein MPRVEMSQNLYRFFPQLKDQVIIVPASSVAETLLAINEMAPGFTDYVLDEHGALRRHVNISINDSIVIDKIKLSDRTPEDGTVYIFQSLSGG from the coding sequence ATGCCGCGTGTTGAAATGTCGCAAAATCTTTACCGGTTCTTTCCGCAGTTAAAGGACCAAGTGATCATTGTGCCAGCCAGCTCGGTCGCAGAAACTTTACTTGCAATCAACGAGATGGCCCCTGGCTTTACCGACTACGTACTAGACGAACATGGTGCGCTGCGTCGGCATGTGAATATCAGTATTAATGACAGCATAGTGATTGATAAAATCAAACTTTCCGATCGTACACCGGAGGACGGAACTGTTTATATTTTTCAGTCCCTCAGTGGCGGCTGA
- a CDS encoding DUF3301 domain-containing protein: MFELILLIILLFIAWFWQDTISKREIAIMLGRELAKRYQLQLLDETVACQKVRLGRDNRGQAQIQRLYVFEVTANGAERLECNLQLLGKQLQTWHIPPYVPTMQ, translated from the coding sequence ATGTTTGAGCTTATATTACTCATTATTCTGCTATTTATTGCGTGGTTTTGGCAAGATACCATTTCTAAACGTGAAATCGCCATCATGTTGGGGCGCGAATTGGCAAAACGCTATCAACTACAATTATTAGATGAAACGGTCGCCTGCCAAAAAGTAAGACTAGGACGCGATAATCGCGGACAAGCGCAAATACAACGGCTTTATGTCTTTGAAGTAACGGCAAATGGCGCTGAACGCTTAGAATGTAATTTGCAGTTATTGGGTAAGCAACTGCAAACATGGCATATTCCGCCCTATGTACCGACTATGCAGTAG
- the ispD gene encoding 2-C-methyl-D-erythritol 4-phosphate cytidylyltransferase, whose amino-acid sequence MAFFHVIIPAAGIGNRMANVLPKQYIALGGKPMISHSIQVFFNHPRIAAIHVALNPEDDFWRSLTLQPESRLHLHYTGGKTRAETVLNTLHAIAPKLNDDDWVLVHDAARPGLTHALLDQLINHLENDAVGGLLALPVADTLKQSAADNQVKQTIARANLWQAQTPQMFRYGTLKNALSQFKDSVTDEAEAIEALGLSPKLVQGELRNLKVTYPQDLTLLEALFSKENL is encoded by the coding sequence ATGGCGTTTTTTCATGTAATTATTCCAGCGGCTGGCATTGGTAACCGTATGGCTAATGTGCTGCCCAAGCAATATATTGCACTTGGCGGCAAGCCGATGATTTCGCACAGCATTCAAGTTTTTTTCAATCATCCTCGTATTGCGGCGATTCACGTGGCACTAAATCCTGAAGATGATTTTTGGCGTAGCTTAACTTTACAGCCAGAAAGTCGTTTGCATTTGCATTACACTGGTGGCAAAACCAGAGCCGAAACTGTACTCAATACTTTACATGCCATCGCGCCAAAATTGAACGATGACGATTGGGTGTTGGTGCATGATGCCGCTAGGCCTGGCTTGACGCATGCGCTGTTAGACCAATTGATCAATCACTTAGAAAATGATGCGGTTGGTGGATTGCTGGCGTTGCCAGTGGCAGATACTTTGAAGCAATCTGCAGCTGATAATCAAGTTAAACAAACGATTGCGCGCGCTAATCTATGGCAAGCGCAAACGCCGCAAATGTTTCGCTACGGCACATTGAAAAATGCTTTAAGTCAATTTAAAGATAGCGTGACCGATGAAGCCGAAGCGATTGAAGCGTTAGGCCTAAGCCCGAAGTTAGTGCAAGGCGAGCTACGTAATTTGAAAGTGACTTATCCGCAAGATTTGACCTTATTGGAAGCGCTTTTTAGCAAAGAAAATCTATGA
- a CDS encoding autotransporter outer membrane beta-barrel domain-containing protein, which translates to MNRSYKSVWNTALGAWVAVSEITRAGGKCGNTTKSGSATKGAKVAACAVPIFLGAALSMATLANAADKHFVTTPGNQNWGSSPNGGFDQPVPGPNDRAIYDQAGTGMSYFFGGARQISQLVFLAPYTGSGFVNNPNNLNAEGSLTILGSNGLGIDNQVNQQITLNRKLLISGNQEWRISSATGSITQLTAAGDSSLSLGANMLTLNAVNAANFFQLNNPITGAGGLIANGAGTVRLNGINTYTGGTTMNGGTVEVAADNNLGDATGALSFGGGTLHTTAGFTMNRATTLNAGGGVIDTDAGTTLVQNAVISGIGGLGKEGAGTLQLTGINTYTGATTINAGTLSLTGTGSISESSKVVANGTFNISGIAPASASIKSLSGGSSGIVTLGARTLTITNANDTFAGSIQGAGGLTLNGGNLTLTGNNTFTGARNISGGNLRIESGGQISGTTAQASSIGTGTNGSVVVTGVGSYFKANSLRVGDSAQGQFLIENGAKSEMTSTLTIGVGGGTGRVVVTGAGSEMTTSGIVMGQGAGSQGFLDITDGAKVYSNGIQFSQFQPNGWGVANVSGAGSYWQGTSINVSSGILNVLDQGAVQATGTLIIGGLSAHFGEVRVAGGSTLNSNGAMTVGTLGNGVLTIAQGGIVTPGTGILNIATGATGTGILNIGGTQGGAAEAAGTLTANNVIFGAGTGRINFNHTDTNYLFNPIISGNGTINQNGPGLTRLNVNNSGFTGTTNVNAGTLSVNGILGGTMQVNGGRLQGIGQVGNTTNFTGGTIAPGNSIGTLLIAGNYTGSGGVLEMEGVLAGTGSPADRLLITGNATGNTIVNVLNTGGSGALTGAGNTDGISIIQVGGTSSASTFQLAGGYAAAGPYQYKLTAFDPATSAATEVDPLLAAVPFWDYRLQSLVDSSGNPVAVPQIAGYQAMPTGAVRYGSSLLDSLHKRLGEIRETATLQNQIGSTEQRSKEVFLRTQGSSSDVSGNSASGYDQDIWYVQAGGNLFGRDMADGAELRIGGALSIGGSKLNADESSAKVDLRGTTLALTSTYQAATGWYLDAVAQGTRYTSEITTSQRGETGDPKGWGWGLSLEGGYPFDMGNGLILEPQAQLTYQRIRFDKFTDVDRIDVDLNGGESLRGRFGGRMLKTITTNIDRQWTPYIEANLLHEFLSDGSITASNVRFDSESMGTSLQLGGGLNARLGLNSSVFASLSYEKGLTSASADIWGGNVGVRVDF; encoded by the coding sequence ATGAATCGGTCGTACAAAAGTGTATGGAATACTGCGCTGGGCGCATGGGTGGCAGTGTCGGAAATTACACGTGCGGGCGGCAAGTGCGGCAACACGACCAAAAGCGGCAGCGCAACTAAGGGTGCAAAGGTGGCGGCATGCGCCGTTCCGATCTTTCTGGGTGCCGCGCTGTCAATGGCAACGCTGGCGAATGCAGCAGATAAACATTTCGTTACTACTCCCGGCAATCAGAACTGGGGGAGTTCACCTAACGGCGGTTTTGACCAACCCGTACCCGGCCCCAATGATCGTGCAATATACGATCAAGCAGGTACTGGTATGTCCTACTTTTTTGGTGGGGCTAGGCAGATTAGTCAGTTGGTTTTTCTTGCTCCTTACACCGGATCAGGTTTTGTCAATAATCCCAATAATCTAAACGCCGAGGGAAGCTTGACTATATTGGGCTCAAACGGGCTAGGTATCGACAATCAGGTCAATCAGCAGATTACTCTGAACCGCAAACTCTTGATCTCAGGGAATCAGGAATGGCGTATCAGTAGCGCGACGGGTAGCATCACTCAATTAACCGCAGCTGGCGACAGCAGTTTGAGTTTGGGCGCTAATATGCTGACGCTCAATGCGGTCAATGCGGCAAACTTTTTTCAGCTCAATAATCCGATTACCGGAGCCGGTGGTCTCATCGCAAATGGCGCAGGTACCGTCAGGCTTAACGGAATTAACACATATACAGGCGGAACCACCATGAATGGCGGCACTGTCGAAGTTGCGGCAGACAACAACTTGGGAGATGCAACGGGTGCACTGAGCTTTGGCGGCGGCACGCTGCATACTACAGCCGGTTTTACCATGAACCGCGCAACCACGCTCAATGCAGGTGGTGGCGTTATTGATACTGACGCTGGAACTACACTAGTTCAAAATGCTGTTATCAGTGGTATAGGCGGCTTGGGTAAGGAAGGTGCTGGTACACTGCAACTGACTGGAATCAATACCTACACGGGCGCGACCACGATTAACGCTGGCACGCTCAGCTTGACTGGCACGGGAAGCATCTCTGAATCAAGCAAGGTCGTCGCTAACGGCACTTTCAATATTTCTGGCATTGCGCCTGCCAGTGCTTCTATCAAATCTCTGTCTGGTGGTAGCAGCGGAATTGTTACGCTAGGAGCGAGAACACTTACCATCACCAATGCCAACGATACATTCGCTGGTTCTATTCAGGGAGCTGGGGGTTTAACACTAAATGGTGGCAATTTAACGTTAACTGGCAACAACACTTTTACTGGCGCGCGTAACATTTCTGGCGGCAATCTCCGCATAGAAAGTGGCGGACAGATTTCCGGTACAACGGCTCAAGCATCGAGTATCGGTACAGGAACTAATGGTTCTGTGGTGGTCACAGGTGTGGGTTCATATTTCAAGGCGAATTCTCTACGCGTAGGTGATAGTGCGCAAGGTCAATTTCTTATTGAAAATGGTGCCAAGTCAGAGATGACTAGTACTTTAACGATTGGTGTAGGTGGCGGGACGGGTCGTGTAGTAGTGACTGGCGCTGGCTCTGAGATGACAACTAGCGGTATTGTTATGGGGCAAGGCGCTGGCAGTCAGGGCTTCTTGGATATTACCGATGGTGCAAAAGTTTATTCCAATGGCATTCAGTTCAGTCAGTTCCAGCCTAATGGATGGGGTGTTGCCAACGTCAGCGGCGCTGGTTCTTATTGGCAAGGCACCTCAATTAACGTCAGTAGCGGTATTCTGAATGTCTTGGATCAAGGCGCTGTTCAAGCGACTGGCACACTAATCATTGGCGGGCTTTCCGCTCATTTTGGAGAAGTAAGAGTTGCAGGTGGTTCAACTCTCAACTCAAACGGTGCGATGACTGTAGGCACTCTAGGTAATGGCGTGTTAACTATCGCACAAGGCGGAATAGTCACACCAGGCACTGGTATATTAAATATTGCGACTGGTGCTACAGGTACAGGGATTCTAAACATTGGCGGTACTCAAGGCGGAGCCGCAGAAGCTGCTGGTACATTGACTGCAAACAACGTTATTTTTGGTGCTGGTACGGGCCGAATTAATTTCAACCATACAGATACAAACTATTTATTTAATCCCATTATTTCTGGTAACGGCACAATTAATCAAAATGGCCCAGGTTTAACTAGACTTAATGTCAATAATAGCGGCTTTACTGGCACGACCAATGTTAACGCTGGCACGCTATCCGTGAATGGCATCTTGGGCGGCACCATGCAAGTAAATGGCGGACGTCTGCAAGGCATAGGGCAAGTGGGTAACACCACCAACTTTACTGGTGGCACTATCGCTCCCGGTAACTCTATCGGCACACTGTTGATTGCCGGTAACTACACAGGTAGCGGCGGTGTACTGGAGATGGAAGGCGTATTAGCTGGCACCGGTTCACCGGCCGACCGCTTGCTCATTACAGGCAATGCTACTGGCAATACAATAGTCAATGTCCTCAATACTGGCGGTTCTGGTGCATTAACTGGTGCTGGCAATACCGATGGCATTTCCATTATTCAGGTAGGTGGTACCAGCTCAGCAAGTACATTCCAACTGGCAGGCGGCTATGCCGCAGCTGGTCCATATCAATACAAATTAACAGCATTCGACCCTGCTACTTCTGCAGCAACTGAGGTTGATCCTTTACTGGCTGCCGTCCCATTCTGGGATTACCGTTTACAGTCACTAGTTGATAGCAGCGGAAACCCCGTTGCGGTCCCGCAGATTGCTGGCTATCAAGCCATGCCAACTGGTGCAGTGCGTTACGGCTCATCTCTGCTGGACTCTTTACACAAGCGACTGGGCGAGATTCGCGAAACGGCAACACTGCAAAACCAAATCGGCAGTACAGAACAACGTAGCAAAGAAGTCTTCCTAAGAACGCAAGGTTCCAGCAGTGATGTTTCTGGCAACAGTGCATCAGGCTACGATCAAGATATTTGGTATGTGCAAGCGGGTGGCAATTTGTTTGGGCGTGATATGGCCGATGGTGCCGAACTACGTATCGGCGGCGCATTAAGCATCGGTGGATCCAAACTGAATGCTGATGAATCCAGTGCCAAGGTTGATCTACGTGGTACGACACTCGCACTTACTTCAACCTACCAAGCCGCTACTGGTTGGTATCTGGATGCGGTAGCACAGGGTACACGCTACACCTCCGAAATAACCACCAGCCAACGCGGTGAAACTGGCGACCCAAAAGGCTGGGGCTGGGGACTGTCACTGGAAGGTGGCTATCCATTTGATATGGGCAACGGCTTAATCTTAGAGCCACAAGCGCAATTGACTTACCAACGCATTCGTTTTGACAAATTTACCGATGTCGATCGCATTGATGTCGATTTAAATGGTGGGGAAAGCCTGCGTGGGCGATTTGGCGGGCGTATGCTGAAAACCATCACCACTAACATCGACAGACAGTGGACACCTTATATTGAGGCCAACCTGTTACATGAGTTCCTCAGTGATGGCAGCATCACTGCTAGCAATGTCAGATTTGATTCGGAATCAATGGGTACAAGTCTGCAATTAGGTGGAGGTCTGAATGCACGACTTGGGCTAAATTCATCCGTATTTGCTAGTCTGAGTTATGAGAAAGGTTTGACCAGTGCTTCTGCAGATATTTGGGGAGGCAATGTAGGGGTGCGGGTTGATTTTTAA
- the ispF gene encoding 2-C-methyl-D-erythritol 2,4-cyclodiphosphate synthase: MTNNLVIRIGHGLDVHALVVGRKCIIGGVDIPHDKGLDGHSDADVLLHAICDALLGAAALGDIGKHFPPSDNQYKGIDSRQLLRHVVALLQTKNFAVNNIDTTVICEAPKLSAYTAQMCSNIAADCQIEISQVNVKATTTEKLGFTGRGEGIAAEAVCTLIGT, translated from the coding sequence ATGACTAACAATTTAGTGATTCGCATCGGCCACGGCTTGGATGTGCATGCGTTGGTAGTTGGGCGAAAATGCATCATCGGCGGCGTAGATATTCCGCATGATAAAGGTTTAGACGGTCATTCAGATGCAGACGTCTTACTACACGCGATTTGTGATGCCTTATTAGGCGCAGCGGCGCTGGGCGATATTGGCAAACATTTTCCGCCGAGTGATAATCAGTATAAAGGTATCGATTCGCGACAACTATTGCGCCATGTGGTGGCGTTATTGCAAACTAAAAATTTCGCGGTTAATAATATAGACACTACCGTGATTTGCGAAGCGCCAAAATTATCAGCATATACCGCGCAAATGTGTAGCAATATCGCGGCAGATTGCCAAATTGAAATCAGCCAAGTGAATGTAAAAGCCACGACAACAGAAAAGTTGGGCTTTACTGGCCGCGGTGAAGGCATCGCAGCCGAAGCGGTTTGTACGTTAATTGGCACCTAA
- a CDS encoding WD40/YVTN/BNR-like repeat-containing protein: MLKIWNITFGDANQPGRLYAGTIPGGLFVSEDGGDSWELNRPLWNDESRGGDLFAGDATSVNQWNGTPASIDYGIFEPGIHSIIVDPRDPDHMYVAVSTAGVIETTDGGQSWQSRNQGMLNDYMPNPETDWCHDPHFVTSCPSQPDHLWQQNHFGIFYSDDGAKNWKKVSRPDLDVNFGFPIVADANDGRTAWVVPAHADAERMAIDGGLFVARTTDGGQTWQIFRNGLPQENAYDIALRHSLDVSGDCLCFGSTTGNVYFSEDRGETWQCLGNNFPPVYSVRFG; the protein is encoded by the coding sequence GTGCTTAAAATCTGGAATATTACGTTTGGGGATGCCAATCAGCCTGGCAGGCTATATGCAGGTACTATCCCTGGTGGTTTATTTGTCAGCGAAGATGGCGGCGATAGCTGGGAACTAAACCGACCACTTTGGAATGATGAGAGCCGCGGTGGTGATTTGTTCGCAGGTGATGCAACATCTGTAAATCAATGGAATGGCACACCTGCGAGTATCGATTATGGCATATTTGAACCCGGCATTCACTCCATTATTGTTGATCCGCGCGATCCGGATCATATGTATGTGGCGGTATCTACAGCAGGGGTTATTGAGACGACCGATGGTGGCCAAAGTTGGCAAAGCCGTAACCAAGGCATGTTGAATGATTACATGCCGAATCCAGAAACCGATTGGTGTCATGACCCGCACTTCGTGACGAGCTGCCCTAGTCAGCCGGATCATCTCTGGCAGCAAAACCATTTCGGTATTTTTTACAGTGATGACGGCGCAAAGAACTGGAAAAAGGTCAGCAGACCCGATCTTGATGTAAATTTTGGTTTTCCAATTGTGGCTGATGCGAATGACGGACGCACCGCGTGGGTGGTACCGGCGCATGCGGATGCAGAACGCATGGCGATTGATGGTGGTTTGTTTGTCGCACGTACGACCGATGGTGGGCAGACTTGGCAAATTTTTCGTAACGGCCTGCCGCAAGAAAACGCCTACGACATCGCCTTGAGGCATAGTCTTGATGTATCGGGTGATTGTTTATGTTTTGGCAGCACCACTGGAAATGTTTACTTCTCAGAAGACCGTGGTGAAACATGGCAATGCCTGGGTAACAATTTTCCACCGGTTTATTCCGTACGATTTGGCTGA